A window of Rosa rugosa chromosome 7, drRosRugo1.1, whole genome shotgun sequence genomic DNA:
ttgatagaggttgctctttggagtgtgtgatatataaatataggtttataagagtaactaggtttgacctagttgatcgaattcgaaacgaaaaccaaattggctggattttttacaaccaccataaaatattacaatatctccatcaaacggttggtttttccaaattcattttccacttcatgtttgctttagaatgaagctcaacaatttaaatgcaatgtaccaagtcatacaactttaagaggcaaattggtataggccaatgtatttgtaattaaaattgaattttttttatcttatgtccacgcacatccatcgatgaaatatttacaaacgtgatgtaaaaaaataagcaagttttgcggtcatcacgccatcagtcaaccaagaaaacatgcaagtgactacggttgaccaatccgatcgggttcgaaactacggtgaaattgactaaatttttaaccacacgtataatttattataataatcacatccaacggttggttttctcattttatttgaattgctatatgttgctatttggagtgtatgatgtataaatatagatagatttataaaaaattagtgtctttaaaaatttatttatcaataaattagtatctatatataaatatagatttttttttggtacaatatagatctgttatctttggttgtatttgatcattatccaatgaatttccaaagcttgattagaaaaaaaaaaaaattgtgtctttaaatatttatttataaataaagcccggcccaaaaaagcccgcaaggccaagcccggcccggcctgaaaaagcccgcaagacccgctttatatggacgggcttggatccttcgatttttaataaagcccggcccggcccggcccgccattatttaaaaatataacaaGGCCCGGCATGGCCCAACCCCGCTATGAATGgacccggcccgttgacgacccctaatCCCAAGGATGAAGTTGAAGATATTATAAAACTATTGCCTCGGTTGATTTCTCATCTCTCCGGCACGTAGATAGAGATTTTCAAGAGCTAGCTTGTAGAGGGTTGAATTAGCATTAGAGTCGGGCATTTTCTCTCTTGAAGTGGAACCTGATGCTCAAGCAGCTATTTCTTCCATATAGGAAAAGGGAGGGAGCTTAGCATCCGATTGGCATCTAATTTGAGGAGCCCAAGTTATACTTTTAGCAATTTGAGTGAGTACCATTTTGCCAATCTAGTGTATATTGCCAAATGTACGTAGAACCtaaattaatttaagagatgTGTACTACCAGGTACTATCTATGTATGTGTACTACCAGAGTACCAGATACTACCTAAGTTTCTAAAGGCACATATTTAATTTTCCATTACTTTGATACTTTGACAATTTATGAGCTTATTGACTTTATTCTTCtaccaaaattaaattaaaataaattagaaCCTAAAATCGAGAGATGTGTCGGGATTATGGCCTTTCCTATCTAACAACAGTTTTAAAAAGAATGATGCCTCTTGTGTTCCTGCTGAAGAAGGGTTCCAGTACTAATCCTTATCCATACTGATTGGATGAGTAGGAGGGTCAACTCTTTTAGTTTCAGTTAGAGATCCACGACCTAATAAACAATTCAAGTACATATTTCAAATGTACCAATATGCCATCAGAGCCCAGATGAATAAACTCGAAAACATTTTAACATAAAGAAAAAattcgaaagaaaaaaaatacactAATTACCATATGTTGAAGAATAATTAAGTTCTTTTTTACATGCATGTATATATTTTCTAACTTGTATTCGGGAGCAAACTAAGACAATCGACCTATAATCTGGGGAGCATAGCAGATAATGAACCAGAATCTATACCTAATTTCCTTAATGGACGTATTTTTCATCATCTTGATTAATTACAAGTAAACCCAACAAGCTAGCATTCTCGAAGTCAATGGACTCGGGGCCAAGCTTAAACGACGTTCCACCACATCTGATCGATGTCTAAAATTGGGTATATGCTCTAAAACAAGACATATACTCTTGAGATGAGCTTACCTAATGAAGATGTTGACGAGGGCTTCTTTCAGCAATCCTGAGTATCAGTCACAACTTCAGAATTGAGAGTAGTAGTTTAGAAATAGAAGAATATGAGTGATGAGCTAGCTTGGAGATAGAGACCCTCCTCCAACTAATTAAGGAGCTGGTTGCTGATAATAATTAATGACCACTGCAAAAGTGCAAAACACTGTAACAGATAACAGAAAAGCCATTGTTGGAAGCAACCTTCAAAAGATGACAGGGTacgaacaaaaagaaaatgcgATTGATCAGTAACAAAATGATGTTGAACTATAGGACATATAGGTTGGAAGATAGAGCCAATTAATCACAGCTTAGCAACCATAATAACATTTCTCCAACTAAATCAAACAATAATGGCAACCTTTGTCACACTGTCTTAGCAAAATtcaagctatatatatatatatagcatttTGTTCTATAGCATAAGTTTATCGAAGAAGTAACTTATCCTTAGCCAAGGCTTAGTATTAAAATTCATGTATTTTATAATAAAACCTTAACCTTCTTCGAGATGTAATGATGTATCATATATGaagccaaatatatatatatatatatatatatactaatgtatagatcatctctacaaaatttcagccaaattgatggtaaggcattgataattgccttaaagctagtacggttcagggtgaacagattcagttcgtccattggtttaagtgagttagataccttactgatcatcaaattggctgaaaatttatagagatgatctatatattagtacctaaaaactgaatagtcgagatgtggatatgagaccaaaaagtgaccctaaactccaacctcatacgttaatttcagagtgaggcctcactctggataggatatatatatatatatatatatatatatatatatatatatatatacagtggcggatccagaaaAGTTTCTTAGGTAAGGCAAGATTCAAGGCAAACAAGAAAAACCCAGCCTAGGTAAGGCAAGATTCATCTGGTTTTGCCATTTTCTGCTATGTTTTAGGAAACTTCCTTCAGCCAACATATATAAATGAAGGTAGACAATAAAAACTTAGTCTAGGCAAGTGCCCAGGCTGGCCTATATGTGGCTCCgcccctgtatatatatatattgagaaGTTAGGGAGCCAAATATATGGTTGTCTTTATTAATTTCCTTGGTGAGATATATCGATATTCGTGATTCCTCAGTCTCATTTTATTTTCTCATGATATGTATTTAATTGTAACAACTAATTAGCtgctgatcaaaaaaaaaaaaaaagggggggacAACTAATGTATTCCATGTATAGCAATTCTGATAAGAGAATTAATGAGAAGTTAGTCAAATGTAATTATTTGCACTATTACGTATGTTAAAAGCAAGTGATCATCCACATCAACAAAGTTAAGTTGATTATAAATGGCCACTAATACATTGAAGTAGCTCATACCCTGCttcaaatgaaagaaaaaggtTAAGAATTTAATCACAAACAGCAAaactaaccttttttttttttttttttttttgaggggaaggAAAAACTAGACTTAATATGATGAAAATTACTCAAAAGTAATCGAGGAGCTTAAGCTTCTCAATTATTCATTTTCCCTTTCATTCATTTTTGGTGAGAACATTTTATCTCTTTGAGGCCAAGGTGGGGGAGCTAATTATAATGAAATAAGTAAAGTCCTAATTGTTAAGACAGAGTATGACTACTCACTTAACATCTTATTATATTTCCTTTCTCATTTATTAAAGACTACTCAGTCAATTACCTATGAACACTCAAACActaattattttttaataaaaaaaatttacaatttTCTTTACCTCCTCGCAGACTAAAGATTTGCAGTCTTAAATAAGTTACAATGAAACTCTACCTATTTCTCTTCTAGAGGAAATTTTCACTTGCACTAACACATCTAAACCTCCtcacatttttttctttgagaattcttctttcttttagcTAATTACTCAACTTAGACACCCCGTAGTCGGTGAGCCGTGATCTGTTGGTTAGCTTGCCTAACTAACACTATGGAGGTcacgggttcaaatctcactgacatcagaGATGAGGTGGGGGGAGGAGTTACATTATCGTccagagtaaaaaaaaaaaaccactccGTAAACCACTTTACAAATATTTCTCACACGGGGTCCAGACTCCAGACTAGTGTTGCTGGGAAGAATCAACACCTTACAATTCACTTAATTATtattgaaagaaagaaagataagAATAAGAGAAAAACTATTATGAAGaaaagaattttcttttggGTCAGATCCGTTCGACGCGCAAGCGACGCAAATGAGGTCAACGCTCcccaaaaacagagagagagagagagagagggagggagagagggcAAGGCAGAATGATCGATGACGTTGCTTTTGGTCTAAGCTCTACAACAGGGCAAGCTCCATGCTTTACCTTCACATCAGCACGACCTTACCATCCAAACATTGAATTATTAGTTACCATATTACCATCGACGTTCAACTACCCTTCAGTTCTTCACTATAAATACACTTCCTACCCCATCACTTCCTATTCATTCATCCACACACGTCTCCCTTTTTCGACATTCCCAAGTTTCTCTTGGGTCCTCTTTGACTAATACTCCTCttaacagcagcagcagcagcagaagcAAAACACAATCATGGCGGCTGTTTTGGCACTGTTTGTGATGACTTTTGCCATCGTCTTCAGCAACTCAGCTGCTGATCCAGACATGCTTCAAGATATCTGTGTCGCCGACTACGCTTCAGGTACAAACCAACCCCTTTCATTTCTCCTTGCTTAATTATCTTCGAGTCTATGATTTTCTGATCCAGACTTTTGACACGATTGTGATGAATGAACAGCGGTGAAAATGAATGGTTTCGCTTGCAAGAACGCAGCAAATGCAACAGCAGAGGACTTCTTCTCTGCCGGACTAGCCAAGCCAGGACTCACCAACAACACCTTCGGCTCTCTGGTGACTGCAGCTAATGTCCAGACGATTCCAGGCCTCAACACCCTCGGGGTCTCGCTGGCCCGAATTGACTATGCTCCCGGAGGCATCAACCCACCTCACACTCACCCACGCGCCACCGAGATAGTCTTCGTGCTCGAAGGTTCGTTGGATGTTGGGTTCATTACCACAGCAAACAAGCTCATTTCCAAGACCATTGCCAAGGGTGAAGTGTTTGTGTTCCCAAAGGGGTTAGTTCACTTCCAGAAGAACAATGGCAAGGTCCCTGCTTCCGTGATCGCCGGGTTCAACTCTCAGCTGCAGGGTACCGCCAATATTGCCCTCACATTGTTCGCCGCCTCGCCGCCGGTGGAGGATGATGTGTTGACCAGTACTTTCCAGATTGGTACTAAAGAGATTAAGAAGATCAAGGCCAAGTTTGCACCCAAGGCCTAGAAATTTTCAAACTATTCTACGTATTAGCTTGATGGGGTGGGGGAATTGTACTCTGTTTCTTTGTTAATccaatgtgtgtgtgtgtgtttttttttcattctgtgTTTCTTCCGGTCCCTTCAAACTTAGTTAATTgtgttttttgttgttgttgtactTATGGTGGTTGATGATTAATAACACATTTCAAGTCTGGAGGAGTAGCTATCTACCTAATCTGATATGATTTAATAACTTCTTGGTTAAGTTTGGTTCACTTTCTAACCAGACTCCAGAGAGATTCACCAAACTTTGTGGCTTTCAAAGCCCCTTGCTTTTCTTCAACCATGGAAATCAAAGACTGGTTTTTGTGGAAATTATGCAGAAGTGATTGTTACATATGGTTGTTCCCACTTACAATCATGACTCACTTTTGGCTCAGTCACAGTTAGTTTTTTCGATGACAACTCAATCACAGTTTGTCGGATGGCACTAATCTCtccaaaagaaattaaaagccCATCTTAGTAAGTAAACTACTTCTATATGCACATATGCACTGACTCTTAAAACAAATAATAGATGAACATGTGCCTAGTCctgtttttttttggtgaattgCCTAGTCCTTGAACAGAAACATTCAAACATAAATGGGATAAAGCGATAATAGAGagaaaaatttgcagaggtaGGAGTGATTAGGTGCATAATATGGTTTCTTTAACGCAAAAGGACATTTCAAATAGGACCACTCTTCACCAGAACAAACAAGGAGAGAATAGATTGTTAGTTTACAAGCCTAGCATAGTATTATATGTTAAAATCATGATTAGGTGATTCCTGATACCACTCATGGCTATTGTTTAATATGGTGTATTAGCTAATATGTTCATTGTTTTCACCCAAAAGAAAACGTATCGACCATAttatgtatataatttttttattgctAGGTTTCATAACGTTGAGGCCAATTCAAAGTAAAGAAAAATGATTAAAGATGTTTGGATTTCATTTTACCAATATTTGTGTTTAACCTTGCCAAAAACTCTAAGCTCTAATAGTaactcaacccaaaaacaacaacaaattgTCAGCGCAGCTTTACTCCACTGCTTCCTCAATCTATTGAGGATTCTAAGAGGATACAGCTCATATAATTTCTATCAACTATAGATGAATTACATTTCCTTTTCTAGTGTTCTACAACCCATCATAAATTTAGTCGACCAAAGATTTTAGAAATTTCTGCACAACAACCAATCACAAGTATTGAACTATTGATGTAGgaataaattttttctttaggCACTCTACGTTTTGGTATCCTCCAACATATCTTTCGTCGTTACTTTACAAGCACAATAATTGTAATAATATTAAGAGAATTTTAGGGTTGAGTTGTCTCAGATTTGCATGTTGTGCTTCATATATATAGATACCTTCAACACGCCCCATCGACGTCTGTGAATCATCAAAAGCACCAAGTTACATAGCAATAGCAATGACAATATGACGGTTTGGCTTGTTAAAGACTTACAGAACATTACAGACACAGAAATATGAAAATGGAAACTAATAAAATCTAACGCACATCAGATAAATGCATACAATATAGATAAATTCAAAGCAGGTTGTAACTTCCAATAATGGAAATCACTTGGTTGGCAGTCATATACAGCTAAAGATTCAGTACAAAATAAGTGACAGAAATCTCATTCCATCCTAACATTGCCAAATATTCGGAATTGAAGACTACAAGAACTGAAAGGTGCTTTTAGGATTGGTCAAACTAGTTCAAAGTTCTACCATTCAATTTGAAATAACAAGTATTCATGAAGCCAAAATTTTTTGATGAAGTTCTTCACTTTAACCCAGCCTGCTGCCTGCCGTCGGGGATTGCAAAGAGAACAATAGGCTTTGAAGGCCTGAGGTAAGGTACATCACATCTGAAGTACCCTTTCCTCTCAAGTTGCAATACATCTCCACGCTTCAGATTTCGCATGTTGGAATCCCCAAGGGCTGCTGTCTCCTTTTCGGTACATGGGTTAAGCACATCAAGGAAATCCTCGCCCTCCTCAAGCTGCAATTACAGATTAAAACAACCGACTCAATTACATATAGGTACCATCATGGATAAGCTAGAGCAATAAACCATCATGCATACAATTACTGAACCCACAAATTAACCATTTTCATGAATTTTTTAGTTCATATACTAATAAATAGTATGACAAGCCGTAGGAAACTTCACACTTATTGAATGGCACATACCTTCTTCTTTGTTATCAGATAATCAAACTCCATCAATGAGAGCTTAACCAGTTCATCTATTTCAGGCAGCCAGGTAAGCTTCAATTTGGTGGTTTTCACAGATCCTTCAAGATGCAAAACCCCTGTGAGCGCAAGATTTCCGTCTTGGTCTTTCTCAATCTTCTTAACAATGGCATTCCCCCAATCCATCAATGTCACTTCCTC
This region includes:
- the LOC133720982 gene encoding rhicadhesin receptor-like; its protein translation is MAAVLALFVMTFAIVFSNSAADPDMLQDICVADYASAVKMNGFACKNAANATAEDFFSAGLAKPGLTNNTFGSLVTAANVQTIPGLNTLGVSLARIDYAPGGINPPHTHPRATEIVFVLEGSLDVGFITTANKLISKTIAKGEVFVFPKGLVHFQKNNGKVPASVIAGFNSQLQGTANIALTLFAASPPVEDDVLTSTFQIGTKEIKKIKAKFAPKA